A window of Aerococcus urinae contains these coding sequences:
- a CDS encoding ABC transporter ATP-binding protein, whose product MENNRQLMKSLWHFISPYRFKFSLSVICTIVLCLSNVLEPIVLGLAITEISKNVLDIMNNVPGAGINYDYLLKIMALYFLRGIFYHGSFYLSQYWLTDVVQHSIYDLRNAISHKANRLPVSYFDKNQTGDILSRMTNDVDTLSNALQQSVLPLLTGVLQISFALISMFILHWKLALVSVISMPITYLSAKTILNYSQPIFKKQADALGHLFGYTQEQLSGYTEIKVYNKENESVDEFEKRNQNLQEVGFKAAFLAEILQPILSFISNLAYIVITGLGAYFVFIQQLTIGNLQAFVQYVWQINQPIQTITQLIGVIQSAVAASQRIFTFLGEEEVYQKPVAEHLPLTIKGQISFDHVKFAYDEDNILMHDVSFTVEPGQTVAIVGPTGAGKTTLINLLMRFYDVLDGSINIDGINIKDISRHDLRSHIGMVLQDAWLYTDTIRENIRLGDLEASDYEVIDAAKIANVDHFIRTLPGGYDMEINEEGSNVSLGQKQLMTIARAIVSDPDILILDEATSSVDTRLEQLIQSAMDRIMENRTSFVIAHRLSTIRNADIILVMKNGDIIEHGNHDSLMAKDGFYADLYNSQFNQESAAEIHMGY is encoded by the coding sequence ATGGAGAATAATCGTCAATTAATGAAGAGTCTCTGGCACTTTATTTCTCCCTACCGCTTTAAGTTCAGTTTAAGTGTTATTTGTACAATCGTTCTATGTCTATCAAATGTCCTTGAACCAATTGTCCTAGGCTTAGCAATTACTGAAATCTCTAAAAATGTCTTAGACATCATGAACAATGTGCCGGGAGCTGGGATTAACTATGACTACTTATTAAAGATCATGGCCCTCTACTTTCTACGGGGGATCTTCTACCATGGTTCTTTTTACCTCAGTCAATACTGGTTAACTGATGTCGTCCAGCATTCGATTTATGATTTGCGTAATGCCATTAGCCATAAAGCAAATCGCCTACCTGTTTCCTATTTCGATAAAAATCAAACGGGCGATATTCTTAGCCGTATGACTAACGATGTGGATACCTTATCCAATGCCCTCCAGCAATCAGTTCTTCCCCTATTAACCGGCGTTTTACAAATTAGTTTTGCCTTAATCAGTATGTTTATTTTGCATTGGAAGCTGGCCTTGGTTAGTGTCATCTCGATGCCTATCACTTACTTGAGTGCAAAAACTATTTTGAATTACTCCCAGCCAATCTTTAAAAAACAAGCAGATGCTTTGGGACACCTCTTTGGCTATACTCAAGAACAATTATCCGGCTACACCGAAATAAAGGTCTATAACAAAGAAAATGAGTCGGTTGATGAATTTGAAAAACGTAATCAAAATCTGCAAGAAGTTGGCTTTAAAGCCGCATTCTTAGCTGAAATCCTCCAACCCATCCTAAGCTTTATTTCTAATTTAGCCTATATTGTAATCACGGGGCTCGGTGCTTATTTCGTCTTTATCCAACAATTAACCATTGGTAACTTACAAGCCTTTGTCCAATATGTCTGGCAAATTAACCAACCCATCCAAACCATCACCCAACTTATCGGGGTGATTCAAAGTGCCGTAGCGGCCAGTCAGCGGATCTTCACTTTCCTTGGTGAAGAAGAAGTTTACCAAAAACCAGTGGCTGAACATCTCCCTCTAACCATTAAGGGACAAATCAGCTTTGACCATGTGAAATTTGCCTATGATGAGGATAATATCTTAATGCACGATGTCTCCTTTACCGTAGAACCCGGTCAAACAGTTGCCATTGTTGGTCCCACTGGAGCAGGTAAAACCACCCTGATTAACCTACTCATGCGCTTCTACGATGTCCTGGACGGGTCAATTAATATTGATGGCATTAATATCAAGGACATCAGCCGACACGATTTGAGAAGCCATATTGGGATGGTCCTACAAGATGCCTGGCTCTATACAGATACTATCCGTGAAAATATTCGCCTTGGTGATTTAGAAGCCAGTGATTATGAAGTGATTGATGCTGCTAAGATAGCCAATGTTGATCATTTTATCCGGACACTACCTGGCGGCTATGATATGGAAATTAACGAAGAAGGAAGTAATGTTTCCCTCGGTCAAAAACAACTCATGACCATCGCCCGAGCGATCGTATCTGATCCTGATATTCTTATTCTCGATGAGGCAACTTCCTCGGTTGATACTCGTTTAGAGCAATTAATTCAATCTGCAATGGACCGTATCATGGAGAACCGGACCAGCTTCGTCATTGCCCACCGTCTATCAACCATCCGTAATGCCGACATCATACTAGTCATGAAAAATGGTGATATTATCGAACACGGTAACCATGATAGTCTCATGGCTAAAGACGGTTTCTATGCGGATCTTTACAATAGTCAATTTAACCAAGAAAGTGCCGCAGAAATTCACATGGGCTATTAG